The genomic DNA CGCGtagtggggggaggaggggttgtgggagTAGTAGCTGTGGTCAAAAGTAAAAGATTTGGATTCGAGGATCTTGCGGGATTTGCgctcggaggaggaggaggaggaggaggaggaggaagaaggggggtggagggtggtggtttgggattCGGGGTCCATTTCGATGAGGCATTCGGCGTTGCGTTTGATTTCTGTGTCTCATCTGTCAGTTTTTGATCGAATTCAAGATGGAGAGAGTAAAAAAACGAACCTCGAGGCAGAAACGCCCGAACTCTCACGACGACCTTGACATTGGCCCCGGCGTTCTTCTTTGCGAGCAGAGGCAGCACGTTTGGGTCTCTACTCCGAAGTGAAGGTGTGCTCGCGAAGGAGCGggagccaccaccaccctgttgatgttggttCATCCTGGGCgacaatgacgacgacgacgatgacgacgacggacAGTAATAACCGGCAGAGTCGGGCATCAGTTCGGGGTGGATTGCGATGCCGATTAGGGTGTCTTTGATGTCAGCGATGGCGTCGCGGGAACGGCGGTCTAGGCTGTTGTACATTTAGAGATTGGGTCGATTCCATCAGTTAAACGTGACGGGGATCCGCTTGCCAGATGCCAGGGCCCTGCAAGTTGAGTGGGTTGGACCTGTTGGTTGGACTGTTTACtttttggtggggttgttgctcaGTTGCCTGGGGTGAAGAGTTGGTGCCAAGGCGGGTTGTGTGGCGCCTGCAAAAGGGATTTGACGTGTTTTGGTTGGGTGCAACGGTGGAAGAGACGTTGGGAGCGTTTTTTGGCGGTTGGTagcggggttgttgttgttgtactGGCACCGTTGTTAAAGTCTTGTCGATAGCTTCAATATCACTGACATGTGCTCATGTTAATGTATCAAATGAATTACTACTTCCAAGTTACCGACCAGCTGATAAAGGTGTGTATCTCCTCCCGAGAACTCCAAGCTCTCAACATAATAATACAACAGCACAAAACCCCATCTCTTAACCCTCAggccttcctcaaccccttcccaagcagctccccaacctcaccaaccaaccccttcaaccccccaaacccttccaccattcccttccccttcaccacatcccccgcctccataatcaccaacaactgctccatctcccccatctcctccccctcctgcggCAACAAATAAACCAACAGCCCCAACGCATTcaacatcccctccaacgcctccgcactctccctctcccccccaatcGCCTCCAACACCGACCCGGCCAAAGCAGCCTGCTCCTCTCCGGGGAGGGCATCCCCCGGTCCAGCCCTCCGTTTCTTACTATTCGCCAGCGCGAGATTATACAACAATCCCGCCGAGGAAACCCTCAACGTGGCCGTCTCGCTCTCCCGGAAGCAAGCTGTCGTCAGTTCCGTTATCGCATGCCGAAGTGCTTGATGAGAGAGGATAGCATCCTCGTGGAGATGTGACGAAAATAAGTTGCAGCTCATCTGAACAGTAACCAGACGCAGCGGGTAAGGGCAGCTACAGCTTTCAACAGCATTGTTGACCAGCCGGAGGATAGACAGCACAGTTTTGCAATCTTGTTCCCCCGCCAGCACCGAGCTCACCCTCGAATCAACAAGTGCGCACCGCAAGAGATCGATAAGGGGAAAGAGCCTATCGGCTTCGATCTTGGCGAGGGAGTCATTGACAAAGGAAAGAAACCCCGGGATGTTGGGTAGGGTGGCCTCCGCCGGGCCTTCCGCAGCACGAGTCTCGAGGAAGCGCTTCATATCCCGAACTGATGGGTTGGACGAGGTTTCTGCTGGCAGTTtggcgaggagtttggcCAGAGGCGGGAGACGGGTGTACAGCACCGGCTTGGCGTTCCGGTTGGAGATGGTTGGTAGGTCAAGAGACTCGTGACGGTGCCGTGGCCAGGCCATCTGGACGAGGAGCTGAACGTTACCTCGGAGGGTCGCGGGATCGGCGCCGGTCCATTGGTTTTCTTGCTTGCCTTTG from Podospora pseudoanserina strain CBS 124.78 chromosome 2, whole genome shotgun sequence includes the following:
- a CDS encoding hypothetical protein (COG:O; MEROPS:MER0323972; EggNog:ENOG503NUP3) yields the protein MDVTLFVYDLSRGLARQMSAGLLGFQIDAIYHTSIKLNGLEYVYDGNVVAIRPGSSHLGQPEQQLHLGTTDLPMEVIEEYLDSLREIYTVQAYDLWKHNCNNFSNDFAMFLLGKGIPEHIVNLPQTVLDSPFGQMLMPMLNQQINSNRRQGGILGIQQSTPGSSVKPKSQLHQHTGKVHNVATLAELDQLLARHQHSCAAVFFTSATCPPCKLVYPLYDELAAEVGDKGVLIKADISQAFDIGSRYSVRATPTFITFLKGKQENQWTGADPATLRGNVQLLVQMAWPRHRHESLDLPTISNRNAKPVLYTRLPPLAKLLAKLPAETSSNPSVRDMKRFLETRAAEGPAEATLPNIPGFLSFVNDSLAKIEADRLFPLIDLLRCALVDSRVSSVLAGEQDCKTVLSILRLVNNAVESCSCPYPLRLVTVQMSCNLFSSHLHEDAILSHQALRHAITELTTACFRESETATLRVSSAGLLYNLALANSKKRRAGPGDALPGEEQAALAGSVLEAIGGERESAEALEGMLNALGLLVYLLPQEGEEMGEMEQLLVIMEAGDVVKGKGMVEGFGGLKGLVGEVGELLGKGLRKA